A region from the Drosophila mauritiana strain mau12 chromosome 2L, ASM438214v1, whole genome shotgun sequence genome encodes:
- the LOC117151037 gene encoding zinc finger HIT domain-containing protein 1, with protein MTGRESNRIKDAEKKRVLDSTARQRRARKALEALEQDNYHDDPHADLVMSKKLPKFQDSLKTGKEKKGKRKGAEYFLVKYRKNFQQLLEEDKDKQPNYESAAAPAPQKPLRHFCAVCGNFSLYSCTACGTRYCCVRCLNTHQDTRCLKWTA; from the coding sequence ATGACGGGTCGCGAATCCAACCGCATCAAGGACGCTGAAAAGAAGCGTGTCCTGGACTCCACAGCCCGCCAGCGGCGTGCCCGAAAAGCCTTGGAGGCCCTGGAACAGGACAACTACCACGATGACCCACACGCCGACCTCGTCATGTCCAAGAAGTTGCCCAAATTCCAGGACAGCCTAAAGACCGGCAAGGAGAAGAAAGGCAAGCGCAAGGGCGCCGAATACTTTCTCGTCAAGTATCGCAAGAACTTTCAGCAACTGCTCGAGGAGGACAAGGACAAGCAACCCAACTACGAGAGCGCCGCAGCGCCGGCTCCACAAAAGCCACTGCGGCATTTCTGCGCCGTTTGCGGCAACTTCTCGTTGTACTCGTGCACCGCCTGCGGTACGCGCTACTGTTGCGTTAGGTGCCTGAATACGCACCAGGACACACGCTGCCTCAAGTGGACCGCCTGA
- the LOC117151047 gene encoding general transcription factor IIH subunit 5 yields the protein MVNVMKGVLVECDPAMKQFLLHLDEKLALGRKFIIQDLDENHLFISTDIVEVLQARVDDLMDRISFPLHDKDA from the exons ATGGTAAATGTTATGAAAGGAGTGCTGGTGGAGTG TGATCCTGCTATGAAACAATTTCTGCTGCACTTGGACGAAAAACTGGCTCTGGGTCGCAAATTCATTATCCAGGATCTGGACGAGAACCATTTGTTTATCTCCACGGACATTGTGGAAGTTCTGCAGGCGCGAGTGGACGACTTGATGGATCGGATAAGCTTTCCGTTGCACGACAAGGACGCTTAA
- the LOC117151027 gene encoding thioredoxin reductase-like selenoprotein T homolog CG3887, giving the protein MDRLNGRNVALLVLCLCAGYALVFAEGEKEIPVTKFGQNIAPTMTFLYCYSCGYRKAFEDYVGLLGEKYPQIQVHGDNYNPPGLNYYLSKMIFALKIIIIVSVVSAVSPFTFLGLNTPSWWSHLQANKIYACMMIFFLGNMLEAQLVSSGAFEITLNDVPVWSKLQTGRFPSPEVLFQIIDNHLQFTEKVQENPDFVK; this is encoded by the exons ATGGATAGGCTGAACGGAAGGAATGTGGCACTACTGGTGCTCTGCCTGTGCGCCGGCTACGCCCTGGTGTTCGCCGAGGGCGAGAAGGAGATACCGGTCACCAAATTCGGCCAGAACATAGCGCCGACGATGACTTTCCTTTACTG CTACTCCTGCGGCTATCGCAAGGCGTTCGAGGACTACGTGGGCCTGCTAGGCGAGAAGTATCCGCAAATCCAGGTGCATGGCGACAACTACAATCCGCCGGGTCTGAACTATTACCTCTCTAAGATGATATTCGCCCTAAAGATAATAATCATTGTGTCCGTGGTCAGTGCGGTCAGTCCGTTCACCTTCCTCGGCCTGAACACGCCCAGTTGGTGGAGCCACCTGCAGGCGAACAAGATATACGCCTGCATGATGATCTTCTTCCTGGGCAACATGCTCGAGGCCCAGCTCGTCTCGTCCGGCGCTTTCGAGATAACACTAAACGATGTGCCTGTGTGGTCGAAACTACAGACGGGACGCTTTCCCTCGCCTGAGGTACTCTTTCAAATCATCGACAACCATCTGCAGTTCACCGAAAAGGTGCAGGAGAATCCGGACTTTGTTAAATAA
- the LOC117151013 gene encoding collagen alpha-1(IV) chain: protein MLPRDLRHLSGLLGAVYLLGSLVSVTLADGKICNTTLCDCKGIKGRMGAPGPIGVPGLEGPAGDIGPFGRAGPIGEKGDVGEYGEQGEKGHRGDVGPKGEMGYPGIMGKSGEPGTPGPRGIDGCDGRPGMQGPSGAPGQNGVRGPPGKPGQQGPPGEAGEGGINSKGTKGNRGETGQPGGMGPPGFDGDRGSKGDTGYAGVNGEKGDPGLPGPKGDTGDVSELPYSLIGPPGPKGDPGESLSGVLKPDDTLKGYKGYVGLQGDEGPQGPTGEQGAFGRNGLPGARGEIGGPGERGKPGKDGEPGRFGDKGMKGAPGWTGADGLDGSPGERGQDGFAGMPGVQGGAGPPGIYDPSLTKSLPGPIGSQGDIGPPGEQGPPGLPGKPGRRGPIGLAGQSGDPGLSGSRGPPGRSERGEAGDYGFIGPPGPQGPPGEAGLPGRYGLHGDPGQNVVGPKGESGLNGLPGLEGYRGDRGEVGLPGDKGLPGEGYNIVGPPGSQGPPGFRGLPGDDGYNGLRGLPGDKGLRGDDCPVCNAGPRGPRGQEGDTGYPGSNGNRGAIGLTGPRGVQGLQGNPGRAGHKGLPGPAGIPGEPGKVGAAGPDGRKIELGSLRKGEIGDIGDSGRRGDQGDDGENGRDGSIGSQGERGETGQRGDYGDAGYQGRDGEPGRDGRDGAPGRNATTPKVYLIGEPGYDGIKGERGDDGDTGFKGVKGEPNPGQIYDNTGEPGEDGYTGPKGVKGAKGEQGAIGLRGEIGDRGPAGEVIPGPVGAKGYPGPTGDYGPQGAPGLAGRDGEPGLDGGLGYKGQRGVPGQEVIQGEIGPPGRSGIKGFPGDVGAPGQYGLAGRPGPKGVKGEQGPDGAVGQTGLPGNKGQRGDFLVGPPGPKGQPGRIGRKAPHGAKGQKGEVGSLGQNGQNGAKGSIGFSGRRGLLGNAGLQGLPGSPGIPGLPGMIGEIGERGEIGYNGRQGDIGPRGPNGEFGPKGLSGDDGPDGYPGANGLPGRKGEQGNPGFPGRTGAKGVAAYSGIKGDDGESGLTGPIGYPGAPGVKGQRGPVGDSQPALDGVAGRKGEVGSPGLNGLPGRHGLKGQRGDRGLAGQQGRPGEPGAKGLGGYPGRNGVHGLKGATGFTGPQGPKGPQGERGVVGLDGRTGQIGDQGPRGLIGAQGEQGEQGDEGEVGFPGRLENLQDQSFYRGFTGDRGLQGERGEQGDMGPIGFIGPPGAKGERGDIGYAGQLGFDGADGLKGFQGDQGPRGPPGITLPAEKGDEGVAGLDGRAGRPGHFGQKGAPGPPGENGPNGAIGHNGPQIQGPPGPQGDVGFPGAPGHNGRHGLIGPKGELGEMGRQGERGEAGYAIVGRQGDIGDIGFQGEPGWDGAKGEQGYPGLPGKNGRVGAPGPRGATGDAGWGGIDGMDGLVGPKGQPGVTYSYSMARPGDRGEPGLDGFQGEEGDAGAPGLIGFQGQRGAMGYRGDQGEVGYSGADGPQGQRGDKGYIGLTGAPGLRGLPGPQGDPAPAPPAPKSRGFIFARHSQSVQVPRCPANTNLLWEGYSLSGNVAASRAVGQDLGQSGSCMMRFTTMPYMLCDFNGICHFAQNNDDSLWLSTAEPMPMTMTPIQGRDLMKYISRCVVCETTTRIIALHSQSMSIPECPGGWEEMWTGYSYFMSTLDNVGGVGQNLVSPGSCLEEFRAQPVIECHGHGRCNYYDALASFWLTVIEEQDQFVQPRQQTLKADLTSKISRCTVCRRRGNTFVARTAYESSGSRDGSASRYPSGGSSGSSSGAAGSLPETDGDYRSSWTSGAASSPGSNSGSWSSGSNAGAYPGSNAAWQSRTNAGSSWSSRPVAGSGSNPGSYSSWSTGSSPGSNPGSNSWSTRPSWSTDPRSRAPSNYLNGRYQQRVRPSNLQAYNEYARHGGNTRQYNRRPREDTTAP from the exons GGTAAAAGCGGTGAGCCCGGAACACCAGGACCACgtggaatcgatggctgcgaCGGACGGCCTGGTATGCAGGGTCCCAGCGGAGCACCTGGCCAGAACGGCGTTCGCGGTCCGCCAGGAAAGCCCGGTCAGCAGGGTCCACCTGGAGAGGCTGGCGAGGGCGGCATCAACTCCAAGGGCACCAAGGGCAATCGAGGCGAGACTGGACAGCCCGGCGGTATGGGACCGCCCGGATTCGATGGCGATCGCGGTAGCAAGGGTGACACTGGATACGCTGGAGTAAACGGCGAGAAGGGAGATCCGGGACTGCCGGGACCCAAGGGTGACACTGGCGACGTTTCGGAGCTGCCCTACTCACTGATTGGACCACCTGGGCCCAAGGGTGACCCAGGTGAAAGCCTATCCGGAGTGCTGAAGCCAGATGACACCTTGAAGGGCTACAAGGGATACGTGGGACTCCAGGGCGATGAGGGGCCACAGGGACCGACCGGCGAACAAGGCGCCTTTGGCCGCAATGGACTGCCTGGTGCAAGAGGTGAGATCGGAGGACCCGGAGAGCGGGGCAAGCCCGGTAAGGATGGTGAACCCGGTCGATTCGGTGACAAGGGCATGAAAGGTGCGCCCGGCTGGACTGGAGCTGATGGATTGGACGGAAGCCCAGGAGAGCGTGGACAGGATGGATTCGCCGGCATGCCTGGTGTTCAAGGAGGCGCTGGTCCCCCCGGAATTTACGATCCTAGTCTCACCAAATCGCTGCCCGGCCCGATTGGATCGCAGGGAGACATCGGACCGCCCGGAGAACAAGGTCCACCAGGTCTGCCCGGCAAACCTGGACGCCGCGGACCCATCGGTCTAGCTGGTCAATCAGGAGACCCCGGCTTAAGCGGCAGTCGCGGACCGCCTGGACGTAGTGAGCGCGGTGAGGCCGGAGACTATGGATTCATTGGCCCACCGGGACCGCAAGGTCCCCCCGGCGAAGCTGGTCTACCCGGCCGATACGGACTGCACGGAGACCCTGGACAAAATGTGGTCGGACCAAAGGGCGAGTCTGGCCTAAATGGACTACCTGGTTTGGAGGGCTATCGCGGCGATCGCGGAGAGGTCGGCTTGCCCGGTGACAAGGGTCTGCCCGGCGAGGGCTACAACATCGTAGGTCCTCCTGGTTCCCAGGGACCGCCCGGTTTCCGTGGACTTCCCGGTGACGATGGTTATAACGGATTACGTGGACTGCCCGGTGACAAGGGATTGCGCGGTGACGACTGCCCCGTGTGCAATGCCGGACCCCGAGGACCCCGTGGCCAGGAGGGCGACACCGGCTACCCGGGTAGCAATGGAAACCGTGGAGCTATTGGCCTCACTGGACCGCGTGGCGTACAGGGCCTGCAAGGTAACCCCGGAAGGGCTGGTCACAAAGGTCTGCCCGGTCCAGCGGGTATTCCCGGCGAGCCAGGCAAAGTTGGAGCTGCCGGACCCGATGGAAGGAAGATCGAATTGGGCTCTTTAAGGAAGGGCGAAATCGGTGACATCGGCGACAGTGGACGTCGCGGAGATCAGGGTGACGACGGTGAAAATGGACGGGATGGATCCATTGGTAGCCAGGGTGAGCGCGGAGAAACCGGACAGCGCGGCGACTACGGCGATGCCGGTTACCAGGGACGCGATGGTGAGCCAGGACGCGATGGTCGTGATGGAGCTCCCGGTAGAAACGCCACCACACCCAAGGTCTACTTGATCGGCGAGCCGGGATATGACGGAATAAAGGGCGAGCGCGGCGACGATGGTGATACCGGTTTCAAGGGCGTCAAGGGTGAGCCGAATCCTGGTCAGATCTACGACAACACTGGTGAGCCTGGCGAGGATGGTTATACCGGACCGAAGGGCGTGAAGGGAGCCAAGGGAGAGCAAGGCGCTATTGGACTTCGTGGCGAAATTGGTGACCGTGGCCCGGCTGGCGAAGTTATTCCCGGACCCGTGGGTGCCAAGGGTTATCCCGGCCCAACTGGCGATTACGGACCGCAGGGAGCTCCAGGATTGGCTGGTCGCGATGGTGAACCTGGCTTGGATGGAGGCCTTGGATACAAGGGACAGCGCGGTGTACCTGGTCAGGAGGTGATCCAGGGTGAGATTGGACCACCGGGTCGGTCAGGCATTAAGGGCTTCCCCGGTGATGTCGGCGCACCCGGCCAGTATGGACTCGCCGGACGCCCAGGACCCAAGGGAGTGAAGGGCGAGCAAGGACCCGATGGCGCAGTTGGACAAACAGGACTGCCTGGCAACAAGGGCCAGCGCGGTGACTTCCTGGTTGGTCCGCCCGGACCAAAGGGTCAGCCCGGACGCATTGGTCGCAAGGCACCGCACGGCGCCAAGGGCCAGAAGGGAGAGGTGGGCTCGCTGGGCCAGAATGGACAGAACGGCGCCAAGGGCAGCATCGGTTTCTCTGGCCGTCGTGGACTCCTCGGCAATGCGGGTCTGCAGGGACTGCCTGGTAGTCCTGGCATTCCCGGTCTTCCAGGAATGATTGGCGAGATCGGAGAGCGTGGTGAGATTGGATACAACGGACGGCAGGGTGACATCGGACCTCGTGGACCCAACGGCGAGTTCGGACCTAAAG GTCTCTCTGGTGATGATGGACCGGATGGCTATCCCGGAGCTAACGGCCTTCCCGGACGCAAGGGTGAGCAAGGAAATCCCGGATTCCCAGGACGTACAGGCGCGAAGGGCGTGGCCGCCTACAGTGGCATAAAGGGTGATGACGGAGAATCCGGCTTGACCGGACCCATCGGATACCCCGGAGCTCCCGGAGTGAAGGGACAGCGTGGGCCGGTTGGAGATTCGCAACCAGCTCTCGATGGAGTTGCTGGCCGCAAGGGAGAAGTAGGCAGTCCAGGACTCAATGGACTTCCCGGTCGCCATGGACTAAAGGGACAGCGGGGAGATCGCGGTCTCGCCGGCCAACAGGGTAGACCAGGAGAGCCAGGAGCCAAGGGATTGGGCGGCTATCCTGGCCGCAATGGAGTTCATGGCCTGAAGGGCGCCACTGGATTTACTGGACCCCAGGGACCCAAAGGTCCTCAGGGCGAGAGAGGAGTTGTGGGCCTGGATGGTCGAACTGGTCAGATTGGTGATCAAGGACCACGCGGATTGATTGGAGCGCAGGGAGAGCAGGGTGAGCAGGGTGACGAAGGTGAAGTCGGCTTCCCAGGTCGCTTGGAAAACCTGCAGGATCAGAGCTTCTATCGCGGCTTCACCGGAGATCGAGGACTACAGGGTGAACGTGGCGAGCAGGGAGATATGGGACCAATTGGCTTTATTGGACCTCCCGGCGCCAAGGGCGAACGCGGTGACATTGGCTATGCTGGACAACTTGGATTCGATGGAGCTGACGGCCTTAAGGGATTCCAGGGTGACCAAGGACCACGAGGTCCACCGGGCATAACATTGCCAGCCGAGAAGGGTGACGAAGGCGTTGCTGGACTCGATGGACGAGCAGGACGTCCGGGACACTTTGGCCAGAAGGGAGCACCTGGACCACCGGGAGAGAATGGACCCAACGGTGCGATCGGACACAATGGACCCCAGATCCAGGGGCCACCTGGACCTCAGGGAGATGTCGGCTTTCCCGGAGCACCAGGACACAATGGTCGTCATGGACTAATCGGACCAAAGGGAGAGCTTGGAGAAATGGGTCGCCAGGGTGAGCGCGGTGAAGCTGGATATGCCATTGTTGGCAGACAGGGCGACATCGGAGATATCGGCTTCCAGGGCGAACCTGGCTGGGATGGCGCCAAGGGCGAGCAAGGATATCCCGGACTTCCGGGTAAGAACGGAAGGGTGGGTGCCCCAGGACCACGAGGAGCCACTGGCGACGCCGGCTGGGGTGGAATCGATGGCATGGACGGACTCGTTGGCCCCAAGGGTCAACCAGGTGTAACTTACTCCTACTCCATGGCCCGACCCGGAGATCGTGGTGAGCCCGGACTTGATGGGTTCCAGGGCGAGGAAGGCGATGCTGGAGCACCAGGACTTATTGGATTCCAGGGACAGAGAGGTGCCATGGGATATCGCGGTGACCAGGGCGAGGTGGGCTACTCCGGAGCCGATGGACCGCAGGGTCAGCGTGGTGACAAGGGTTATATTGGCTTGACCGGAGCACCCGGCCTGCGTGGTCTGCCCGGACCACAAGGTGACCCAGCGCCAGCACCGCCGGCGCCCAAGAGCCGCGGATTCATCTTCGCCCGCCACTCGCAGTCCGTCCAAGTGCCTCGGTGTCCGGCCAACACGAATCTGCTATGGGAGGGCTACTCACTGTCCGGCAACGTGGCCGCCAGCAGAGCGGTGGGTCAGGATCTCGGTCAGTCCGGCTCCTGCATGATGCGGTTTACCACCATGCCGTACATGCTGTGTGACTTCAACGGCATTTGTCACTTTGCCCAGAATAACGATGACAGTCTCTGGCTGTCCACCGCCGAGCCCATGCCAATGACCATGACGCCCATCCAAGGCAGGGACCTCATGAAGTACATCTCGCG TTGCGTTGTGTGCGAGACGACGACCAGGATCATCGCCCTCCACTCGCAATCCATGTCCATTCCGGAGTGCCCCGGCGGCTGGGAGGAGATGTGGACCGGCTACAGTTACTTCATG AGCACGTTGGACAACGTCGGAGGCGTTGGACAGAACCTTGTCTCCCCGGGCTCTTGCTTGGAGGAGTTCCGCGCCCAGCCAGTGATCGAGTGCCATGGCCATGGACGCTGCAACTACTACGATGCGCTGGCCTCCTTCTGGTTAACCGTCATCGAGGAGCAGGATCAGTTCGTCCAGCCGCGCCAGCAGACGCTAAAGGCGGATTTGACCAGCAAGATTAGCAG GTGCACGGTTTGCCGTCGTCGAGGCAACACCTTTGTGGCTCGCACTGCATATGAGTCTTCCGGTTCCAGAGATGGCTCTGCCTCGAGGTATCCCTCGGGTGGTTCCTCGGGATCGTCTTCGGGCGCAGCTGGATCACTTCCGGAGACAGATGGCGATTACAGGTCAAGCTGGACTTCGGGCGCAGCTTCCAGTCCTGGTTCCAACTCCGGATCCTGGTCATCTGGATCCAATGCCGGAGCTTATCCTGGCTCCAACGCCGCCTGGCAATCGAGGACCAATGCTGGATCTAGCTGGTCTTCCAGACCCGTAGCAGGATCGGGCTCCAATCCAGGATCGTACTCTAGCTGGTCCACGGGCTCCAGTCCGGGTTCCAATCCCGGATCCAACTCCTGGTCCACGCGCCCCTCTTGGAGCACAGATCCGCGCAGTCGCGCCCCATCAAACTATCTGAACGGAAGGTACCAGCAAAGGGTTCGCCCGAGCAACCTGCAGGCCTACAATGAGTACGCTCGCCATGGGGGCAATACCCGCCAGTACAACCGACGCCCCCGCGAGGACACCACCGCCCCCTAG